A section of the Sporanaerobacter acetigenes DSM 13106 genome encodes:
- a CDS encoding ABC transporter ATP-binding protein, which translates to MDPLISLNHVRKVYKMGDEKIIALNDISLQISKEEFVCLLGTSGSGKSTLLNIVAGLEKPTKGEIIIDNHHIEKMNEKQLAKFRQLYIGFVFQSYNLIPTLSALENVSLPLTFRGIPKGTRDKRAREMLKAVGLGNRLNHKPSEMSGGQQQRVSIARAFVGKPKIVFADEPTGNLDTKTTMEVMDLMTSMARGYNQTLIIVTHDVEISDYTHRIVYIRDGSIEKIVENTNKGDS; encoded by the coding sequence ATGGACCCGCTTATCAGCTTAAACCATGTGAGAAAAGTATATAAAATGGGAGATGAAAAAATAATAGCTCTAAATGATATAAGCCTCCAGATAAGTAAAGAGGAATTTGTATGCCTTTTAGGTACTTCTGGCTCTGGAAAGAGTACTCTTTTAAACATAGTTGCTGGCCTCGAGAAGCCTACAAAGGGCGAAATCATTATAGATAACCATCATATAGAAAAGATGAATGAAAAACAGTTGGCCAAATTTAGACAATTGTACATAGGATTTGTTTTTCAGTCATACAATCTAATTCCTACTCTTTCTGCTCTGGAAAATGTCAGTCTCCCCCTTACCTTTCGTGGAATTCCAAAAGGTACGAGAGATAAAAGAGCAAGAGAAATGCTTAAAGCAGTAGGCCTTGGAAATAGGCTGAATCACAAACCTTCTGAAATGAGTGGTGGGCAACAGCAAAGAGTGAGTATTGCAAGGGCTTTTGTAGGAAAACCTAAAATAGTATTTGCAGATGAACCTACAGGAAACTTGGATACAAAGACTACCATGGAAGTAATGGATCTCATGACTTCTATGGCAAGAGGATACAATCAAACCCTTATCATAGTCACTCATGATGTTGAAATATCTGATTACACTCATAGAATAGTCTATATAAGAGATGGAAGTATTGAAAAAATAGTAGAAAATACAAATAAGGGGGACTCATAA
- a CDS encoding COG1361 S-layer family protein produces the protein MKRKFSFLLIMILILAQIPSISLANNSTPNTINERDIIISSVDTGSKNIYEGEKFKATITLENNSNADLEDITVMVEKSSSFILVGTGSKKNANPNSLKPSEKATVEFDLSYTGGEDIQIPITIYYKKDTNNSSLSDYIGVNNAMPKSKEPKPEPIDTTKLIPKLSIVSSKSIQGEAGQYVSVPISIKNTSQYTATDITITSELDSGDNSYLSFDDSGYSNNISRIRRGKTEDIDLKIYIDPQAQEKSYPIKLHFQYYNEHGDPAPVSSDVVYVKVSNNNTLPILSVNKVDITPQTIEAGKKTTVGFEIENKGSIDAKDIKLSLDGLSGDTFILASGANNKYINKLKGGQKSYIYFELQSSNKLAGGSYGLELKLNYKDMKNQPYEDSNKFFLTVASKEGKASNIIIENLTYPENEVSLNKDFNIGFKLKNIGKMDAKNIKVTVESSEPNAVVPKTASIKKINSIAPGKSQNLSFSFLATKDATTRNYPINITVEYEDELNAGKEKYTLTQYVGVYVVKPGEEIKTTPKLIIDKYSFEPALAKAGENFTMNLSFFNTNAKKAVKNIKISLVVDEKTEETGNVFTPVGSSNTFYIDSIPPKGRVEKTITMFTVPDAKAKSYNITANFEYEDSKGEQYTATELIGVPVVQQSKLEVGELNIPTENYVGQPIPIMVDFYNMGKVTLYNTMVNIEGDFQTENGNYYVGNFESGNSETFEGTIIPDAPGEINGTLVFSYDDTSGEHVEIRKDFKLNVEDAPPMDEFPDDMNPDMNKSKGILKSKKFWIILVLIVGGGIGGIKFYKNRKKKKEGMALDE, from the coding sequence ATGAAACGTAAATTTAGCTTTTTGCTTATAATGATTTTAATATTAGCACAAATACCAAGTATTAGTTTAGCTAATAATTCTACACCAAATACAATAAACGAAAGAGATATCATCATTAGTTCTGTAGATACAGGTTCAAAAAACATATATGAAGGTGAAAAATTCAAAGCTACTATCACCTTAGAAAATAACTCCAATGCAGATTTAGAGGATATAACTGTCATGGTAGAAAAATCTTCCTCCTTTATTTTAGTTGGTACAGGCTCAAAGAAAAATGCAAATCCCAATAGTCTTAAACCATCAGAAAAAGCAACTGTTGAATTTGATCTGTCCTATACAGGTGGAGAAGATATTCAAATTCCTATTACAATATATTATAAAAAAGATACAAACAACTCTAGCTTATCTGATTATATAGGTGTTAATAATGCAATGCCAAAGAGCAAAGAACCAAAACCAGAACCCATAGATACGACAAAACTTATACCTAAATTATCTATAGTCAGCTCAAAATCTATACAAGGTGAAGCAGGTCAATATGTATCAGTACCTATCTCTATTAAAAATACCAGCCAATATACAGCAACAGATATAACTATAACTTCTGAATTAGATAGTGGTGATAATAGCTATTTATCCTTTGATGATTCTGGCTATTCCAACAATATATCAAGAATCAGAAGGGGCAAAACTGAAGATATAGATTTGAAAATTTATATTGACCCACAGGCTCAAGAAAAAAGTTATCCTATAAAATTACATTTTCAATATTATAATGAACACGGTGATCCTGCACCAGTGTCATCAGATGTAGTTTATGTAAAAGTCTCGAACAATAATACTCTTCCTATACTATCAGTAAATAAGGTAGACATTACACCACAAACCATAGAGGCTGGTAAAAAAACTACAGTAGGTTTTGAGATAGAAAATAAAGGCAGTATAGATGCAAAAGATATAAAATTATCTCTTGACGGTTTAAGTGGTGACACTTTTATTCTTGCTTCCGGAGCAAATAACAAGTATATAAACAAATTAAAGGGAGGTCAAAAATCTTATATCTATTTTGAACTCCAATCTTCAAACAAACTAGCAGGCGGCAGCTATGGCTTAGAACTAAAATTAAATTACAAGGACATGAAAAATCAACCTTATGAAGATTCTAACAAATTTTTCTTAACAGTAGCCTCAAAAGAAGGAAAGGCTTCTAATATAATTATAGAAAATTTAACTTATCCAGAAAATGAAGTAAGTTTAAATAAAGATTTTAATATTGGATTCAAATTAAAAAATATAGGTAAAATGGATGCAAAAAATATAAAAGTGACTGTAGAAAGCTCAGAGCCAAATGCAGTTGTACCTAAAACTGCAAGTATCAAAAAAATTAATTCCATTGCTCCAGGAAAATCCCAAAATCTTAGTTTTTCATTTTTAGCAACAAAAGATGCAACAACTAGAAATTATCCTATAAACATAACTGTAGAATATGAAGATGAATTAAATGCTGGAAAAGAAAAATATACCCTTACCCAATATGTAGGAGTATATGTGGTAAAACCCGGAGAAGAAATAAAAACAACGCCAAAATTAATCATAGACAAATATAGTTTTGAACCTGCATTAGCAAAAGCAGGAGAAAATTTCACCATGAATTTATCCTTTTTCAATACAAATGCAAAAAAAGCTGTAAAAAACATAAAGATTTCCCTTGTTGTAGATGAAAAAACAGAAGAAACAGGAAATGTATTCACTCCTGTAGGTAGCAGTAACACCTTCTATATCGATTCCATTCCACCAAAGGGAAGAGTAGAAAAAACTATAACCATGTTTACAGTACCTGATGCAAAAGCAAAATCCTACAATATCACTGCAAACTTTGAATATGAAGATTCTAAAGGTGAACAATATACTGCCACAGAACTCATAGGTGTACCTGTAGTACAACAGTCAAAATTAGAAGTAGGAGAACTAAATATTCCTACTGAAAACTACGTAGGACAACCTATACCTATAATGGTAGATTTCTACAATATGGGAAAAGTCACATTATATAATACTATGGTTAATATTGAAGGAGATTTTCAAACTGAAAACGGAAACTACTATGTAGGAAACTTTGAATCTGGAAATAGTGAAACTTTTGAAGGCACAATCATACCTGATGCTCCTGGAGAAATAAATGGAACCTTGGTGTTTTCCTATGACGATACTTCTGGTGAACATGTGGAAATAAGAAAAGATTTCAAATTAAATGTAGAAGATGCTCCACCTATGGACGAATTCCCAGACGATATGAATCCAGATATGAATAAATCTAAAGGAATTTTAAAAAGTAAAAAATTCTGGATAATATTAGTCCTAATTGTTGGTGGGGGAATAGGTGGAATCAAATTCTACAAAAATAGAAAAAAGAAAAAGGAAGGTATGGCATTAGATGAATAG
- a CDS encoding ABC transporter permease — protein MNSKDLVSMGIKNLWRRKLRTFLTVLGVVIGTSSIIVMLSLGFGMKEAFKQQISEMGSLNIITVSQGYRGYAEPNMNAAKKQEELNEKSLISFSKIEGVKAVTPIVETSGKIVDGKYSCYLSIRGVDPKNMEDFDYKLADGRLLKSSDDLAVVYGGEVKNMFYNENSSGYNYKEPKIDLMKDKLIFTFDMEYGSKRKGPQIPQENSKKPNYKTYKFKTVGVLAEGDYEKGYYAYMPIDQVKKLIQEKNKAEGNKISPEERKRQRGYQTILVKVDDINKVQEVQTQIKDMGYNAYSLSDYLESMKKTSNTIQAILGGIGAVSLLVAAIGITNTMVMSIYERTKEIGVMKVIGASLRDIKRLFLFESGMIGLLGGIIGVGLSELLSFVINKIAPSMGGDIVGPMGVTKISIIPVWLILAAMAFATFVGLLSGYYPAKRAMNLSALEAIKTE, from the coding sequence ATGAATAGCAAAGACTTAGTTTCCATGGGAATTAAAAACCTGTGGAGAAGAAAGCTTAGAACCTTCTTGACAGTACTTGGTGTAGTCATAGGAACAAGTTCCATCATTGTCATGCTTTCTCTAGGATTTGGAATGAAAGAAGCCTTCAAACAACAAATAAGTGAAATGGGAAGCTTAAATATCATCACTGTAAGTCAAGGATATCGTGGATATGCAGAACCAAATATGAATGCAGCAAAAAAGCAAGAAGAACTAAATGAAAAATCTTTAATCTCCTTCTCAAAAATAGAAGGAGTAAAAGCTGTAACTCCTATTGTAGAAACTTCCGGCAAAATAGTAGATGGAAAATACTCATGCTATTTATCCATTAGAGGTGTAGACCCTAAAAACATGGAAGACTTCGACTATAAATTAGCAGATGGAAGACTTCTAAAAAGTAGTGATGATTTAGCAGTAGTATATGGTGGAGAAGTAAAAAATATGTTTTATAATGAAAACAGTTCAGGATACAACTACAAGGAACCAAAAATAGACTTGATGAAAGATAAACTCATTTTCACATTTGACATGGAATATGGGTCTAAAAGAAAGGGACCTCAAATTCCTCAAGAAAATTCAAAAAAGCCGAATTATAAGACCTATAAGTTTAAAACTGTAGGTGTACTGGCTGAGGGAGATTATGAAAAAGGATATTATGCCTATATGCCTATTGATCAAGTAAAAAAACTTATACAAGAAAAAAACAAAGCTGAAGGAAACAAAATAAGTCCTGAAGAAAGGAAAAGGCAGAGAGGATATCAGACAATCCTCGTTAAAGTAGATGATATAAACAAAGTTCAAGAAGTTCAAACTCAAATAAAAGACATGGGATACAATGCCTATAGTCTTTCTGATTATCTAGAAAGCATGAAGAAGACCTCCAATACAATTCAAGCAATACTTGGAGGAATAGGAGCAGTATCACTTCTTGTAGCCGCTATAGGTATTACAAATACTATGGTCATGAGTATATACGAAAGAACCAAAGAAATTGGAGTCATGAAAGTTATAGGAGCATCCCTTAGGGATATAAAAAGACTATTCTTATTTGAATCTGGAATGATAGGCTTATTGGGAGGAATCATAGGCGTAGGACTTAGTGAATTGTTGTCCTTTGTCATAAATAAAATAGCTCCTAGTATGGGTGGAGATATTGTAGGCCCTATGGGAGTTACAAAGATAAGCATCATCCCAGTATGGCTCATACTTGCCGCCATGGCCTTTGCCACATTTGTAGGACTATTATCAGGATACTATCCAGCAAAAAGAGCCATGAATTTAAGTGCCCTTGAAGCTATAAAGACAGAATAG
- a CDS encoding CTP synthase encodes MPTKYIFVTGGVVSSLGKGITAASLGQLLKSRGLKVTIQKFDPYINVDPGTMSPYQHGEVFVTDDGGETDLDLGHYERFIDINLSKNSNTTTGKIYWSVLNKERKGEYLGRTVQVIPHITNEIKERIKRAGKEKEVDVVITEIGGTVGDIESLPFLEAIRQFKTDIGRENVMYIHVTLVPYLSKAGELKTKPTQHSVKELRSIGIQPDVLICRTERPLSEDLKDKIALFCDLEPSEVIQNLDAETLYEVPLMLEEEGLPELVIDHLGLECNELDLAEWKGIVEKVKNPKGKVTVALVGKYVELKDAYISVAESLKHGGIENDLDVDIKWIHSEDLDESNCCEVLKGVDGILVPGGFGDRGIDGKICAARFARENNVPYLGICLGMQLAVVEFARNVAGLKDAHSSELNPNTNYPVIDLMPEQRDIDELGGTMRLGLYPCKLKEGTKAFEAYKDELIYERHRHRYEFNNEYRDTLVENGLVISGISPDERLVEIVELKDHPWFVAVQFHPEFKSRPTRCHPLFRDFIKACKEYSC; translated from the coding sequence ATGCCAACTAAGTATATATTTGTTACGGGCGGTGTAGTATCATCACTAGGCAAGGGTATTACAGCTGCAAGTTTAGGTCAACTATTAAAGAGTAGAGGACTCAAAGTGACTATTCAAAAATTTGACCCATACATAAATGTAGATCCAGGAACTATGAGTCCTTATCAGCACGGAGAAGTATTTGTTACGGATGATGGTGGAGAGACAGATTTGGACTTAGGTCACTATGAAAGATTTATAGACATAAATTTGAGTAAAAATAGCAATACGACTACAGGAAAGATTTACTGGTCAGTTCTCAACAAAGAGAGAAAAGGGGAATACTTAGGCAGAACAGTACAAGTTATTCCTCATATTACCAACGAAATAAAAGAGAGAATTAAAAGAGCGGGAAAAGAAAAAGAAGTGGATGTAGTCATCACAGAAATAGGTGGAACTGTTGGTGATATAGAGAGTTTACCTTTTTTAGAAGCTATAAGACAATTTAAAACTGACATAGGAAGAGAAAATGTCATGTATATTCATGTGACACTAGTTCCTTATCTCTCAAAAGCTGGAGAATTAAAGACAAAGCCTACCCAACACAGTGTGAAGGAACTTAGAAGTATTGGAATTCAACCAGACGTTCTTATCTGTAGAACAGAAAGACCCCTTTCAGAAGATCTAAAGGACAAAATAGCATTATTTTGTGATTTAGAGCCATCAGAAGTTATCCAAAATTTAGATGCAGAAACTCTATATGAAGTACCACTTATGCTTGAAGAAGAAGGACTTCCAGAGCTTGTCATTGATCATCTGGGACTTGAATGCAATGAATTGGATTTGGCAGAATGGAAGGGTATTGTAGAAAAAGTAAAAAATCCAAAGGGAAAAGTGACAGTAGCTCTTGTAGGGAAATATGTGGAACTTAAGGATGCATATATTTCAGTAGCTGAATCTTTGAAACATGGTGGAATTGAAAATGATTTAGATGTTGATATTAAATGGATTCACTCTGAAGATTTGGATGAATCAAATTGCTGTGAGGTTCTAAAAGGTGTAGATGGAATACTTGTTCCAGGTGGATTTGGAGATAGGGGAATTGATGGAAAGATTTGTGCTGCTAGATTTGCAAGAGAAAACAATGTGCCTTATTTAGGAATATGTTTGGGAATGCAATTGGCAGTAGTAGAGTTTGCAAGGAATGTAGCAGGGTTAAAGGATGCTCATAGTTCAGAGTTAAATCCAAATACCAATTATCCAGTGATAGATCTTATGCCAGAACAAAGGGATATAGATGAATTGGGTGGAACTATGAGGCTTGGACTATATCCATGTAAGCTTAAGGAAGGGACAAAGGCTTTTGAAGCTTATAAAGATGAACTCATATATGAAAGACATAGACATAGATATGAATTCAACAATGAATACAGAGATACATTAGTGGAAAATGGACTTGTTATAAGTGGAATAAGTCCTGATGAAAGACTTGTGGAAATAGTTGAGCTTAAAGATCATCCTTGGTTTGTAGCAGTACAATTTCATCCAGAATTTAAATCTAGACCAACTAGATGTCATCCACTATTCAGAGATTTTATAAAGGCATGTAAAGAATATAGTTGTTAG
- a CDS encoding BglG family transcription antiterminator: protein MFSNGVQCKIIKILNNNSILAYDMDKDQELIIIGNGIGYGHKKNEIFALSNNEIEKLFVTYDKKFKNQYYQLINFLDENVMRVSEEIISMGEKKLGSLNPHIHIALTDHIGFSIERLKQNLEVNNPFLNEIKLLYPEEYEASIEASKIIKKDLNVAIPESEIGFIALHFHSARQNKEVGETVKYTFLIKNLIQIVEEELNIKFDSSDLSYIRLVSHFRFVIDRLERGKTEINPILNRIKNEYRDSFEISKKIGACIEDTLSLPVSDDELGYITIHIQRIKFNIDK from the coding sequence ATGTTTTCTAATGGTGTTCAATGCAAAATAATTAAAATATTAAATAACAATTCTATATTAGCTTATGATATGGACAAAGATCAGGAATTGATCATAATAGGTAATGGCATAGGATATGGACACAAAAAAAATGAAATATTTGCACTATCCAATAACGAAATAGAAAAACTGTTTGTTACTTATGACAAAAAATTTAAAAATCAATATTATCAGCTAATAAATTTCCTAGATGAAAATGTGATGAGGGTCAGTGAAGAAATCATATCTATGGGAGAAAAAAAATTGGGTTCTTTAAATCCCCATATTCATATAGCTTTAACTGATCACATTGGTTTTTCTATAGAGAGATTGAAACAAAATTTAGAAGTAAACAACCCGTTTCTAAATGAAATCAAGCTTTTATATCCTGAAGAATATGAAGCCAGTATAGAGGCAAGCAAAATTATAAAAAAAGACCTAAATGTGGCTATCCCCGAATCGGAAATCGGTTTTATAGCATTGCATTTTCACTCTGCTAGGCAAAACAAAGAAGTAGGCGAAACCGTTAAATATACTTTTTTAATCAAAAACCTTATTCAAATTGTAGAAGAAGAATTAAATATTAAATTTGATTCTTCAGATTTAAGCTATATAAGACTAGTAAGCCACTTCAGATTTGTAATAGATAGACTTGAAAGAGGTAAAACTGAAATAAATCCAATTCTAAATAGAATAAAAAACGAGTATAGAGATTCTTTTGAAATATCTAAAAAAATTGGAGCATGTATAGAAGATACTCTCTCACTACCTGTTAGTGATGATGAACTTGGATATATAACTATACATATCCAAAGAATAAAATTCAATATAGACAAATAA
- the nagE gene encoding N-acetylglucosamine-specific PTS transporter subunit IIBC — protein sequence MKKLFFRLQRIGKALMLPIAVLPAAALLLRLGAEDLLNIPFVNQAGAAIFDNLALLFAIGVAVGLSFDNSGAAGLAGAVGYFVITRGTQTINPDINMGVLAGIIAGSVAGHSYNKFYDIKLPDFLGFFGGKRFVSIVTGGICIALAAIFGFIWPPIQNVIFKFGEWLTTSGSVGLGIYGICNQLLVPTGLHHIINSLVFFVFGSFTDAAGQLVTGDLSRFFAGDPTAGAFLGGFYPIFMFGMPAAALAMYNTAKKENKKEVGGVLLSSALTFALTGIGEPLLFSFCFASPLLYLIHSILTGSSLIVCNLLGIKHGFGFSAGLIDYVLNFGLATKAILIIPVGIAYFFIYYFVFKFFILKLDLKTPGREDFDLDDGGAAISTASSSISDSEKAQKYIEYLGGKENLEVVEACITRLRLKLKNPELIDEKGLKSLGSAGVLKVGSSIQVVVGTKAEQIAGDIKKEMKK from the coding sequence ATGAAAAAACTTTTTTTCAGGCTTCAAAGAATTGGTAAAGCATTGATGTTACCAATCGCAGTATTACCAGCGGCTGCACTGTTATTACGTTTAGGTGCAGAAGACCTATTAAACATACCTTTTGTTAACCAAGCAGGTGCCGCAATTTTTGATAATTTAGCATTATTATTTGCTATTGGAGTAGCTGTTGGATTGTCTTTTGACAACTCAGGGGCTGCAGGTCTTGCAGGAGCTGTAGGATATTTTGTTATAACAAGAGGTACACAAACTATAAATCCTGATATAAATATGGGAGTTCTAGCAGGAATTATAGCAGGTTCTGTAGCAGGACATTCGTACAACAAATTTTATGATATCAAACTACCAGATTTTCTTGGATTCTTTGGTGGTAAAAGATTTGTTTCCATTGTCACAGGTGGTATTTGTATAGCATTGGCAGCAATATTTGGTTTTATTTGGCCACCTATTCAAAATGTAATATTCAAATTTGGTGAATGGTTGACTACATCCGGTTCAGTAGGACTAGGTATATATGGAATATGTAATCAATTGCTAGTTCCTACAGGACTTCATCACATTATCAACAGTTTAGTTTTCTTCGTATTTGGTTCATTCACCGATGCAGCAGGTCAATTGGTAACAGGAGATTTATCACGTTTCTTTGCTGGAGACCCAACTGCAGGAGCATTTTTGGGAGGTTTCTATCCAATATTTATGTTTGGTATGCCAGCAGCAGCTTTGGCAATGTACAATACAGCTAAAAAAGAAAATAAAAAAGAAGTTGGTGGAGTACTTTTAAGTTCAGCTCTAACCTTTGCCCTAACAGGTATAGGAGAACCATTGTTGTTCAGTTTTTGTTTTGCTTCACCACTTTTATACCTTATTCACTCAATATTGACAGGTTCATCGCTAATTGTTTGTAATCTACTTGGAATAAAACACGGTTTCGGCTTTTCTGCAGGTTTAATTGACTATGTATTAAACTTTGGATTAGCAACTAAAGCCATACTTATAATCCCAGTAGGAATAGCTTATTTCTTTATTTACTACTTTGTATTTAAATTCTTCATACTCAAATTAGATCTAAAGACTCCTGGAAGAGAAGACTTTGATTTAGATGATGGAGGTGCAGCAATATCTACAGCTTCTTCTAGTATTTCAGATTCTGAAAAAGCTCAAAAATATATAGAATATTTAGGTGGAAAAGAAAACTTAGAAGTTGTTGAAGCTTGTATAACTCGTCTTCGTTTAAAACTAAAAAATCCTGAATTGATAGATGAAAAAGGATTGAAAAGCTTAGGCTCAGCTGGAGTTTTAAAAGTTGGAAGCAGTATTCAAGTAGTAGTAGGAACTAAAGCTGAACAAATAGCTGGAGACATTAAAAAAGAAATGAAAAAATAA
- a CDS encoding sugar isomerase domain-containing protein, with protein sequence MSSSNYIDAVQNLITEIKETQSENIAKAAEKFAEAVKNDKIIHVFGTGHSHMIGIEMFVRAGGLANVEAMLDNTILTNFGARKSGNIERLSGLAEVIWNDYEIKQGDIMVIVSNSGRNAVPIEMAMLAKEKGIYLIALTSLKHSKNCESRHESGKRLFELADLVIDNCAPKGDGLLDFDGIQSGASSTIAGSVIVNSIVAETLSMLSKEGYKAPVYVSQNVDGYNNDDIYAKYEHRIKHI encoded by the coding sequence ATGTCAAGTTCAAATTATATTGATGCAGTACAAAATTTAATAACTGAAATCAAAGAAACACAAAGTGAAAACATTGCAAAAGCAGCAGAAAAATTTGCAGAAGCAGTAAAAAATGATAAAATAATTCACGTATTTGGGACAGGCCACTCCCATATGATAGGAATAGAAATGTTCGTAAGAGCAGGTGGACTAGCAAATGTAGAAGCAATGCTAGACAACACAATCCTAACTAATTTTGGAGCTAGAAAAAGTGGAAATATAGAAAGATTAAGTGGACTAGCAGAAGTAATCTGGAATGACTATGAAATCAAACAAGGTGATATCATGGTTATAGTATCCAACTCAGGAAGAAACGCAGTACCAATAGAAATGGCAATGCTTGCAAAAGAAAAGGGAATATACCTAATAGCTTTAACTTCCTTAAAACATTCAAAGAACTGTGAATCAAGACATGAAAGCGGCAAGAGATTGTTTGAATTGGCAGATTTAGTTATAGATAACTGTGCTCCAAAGGGAGATGGACTACTAGATTTTGACGGAATACAATCAGGGGCTAGCTCAACTATAGCAGGTTCTGTGATAGTAAATAGTATAGTTGCTGAAACATTAAGCATGTTATCCAAAGAAGGATACAAAGCACCTGTATATGTAAGCCAAAATGTTGATGGCTACAACAACGATGATATATATGCAAAATATGAACATAGAATAAAACATATTTAA
- a CDS encoding PTS sugar transporter subunit IIA, whose translation MFKFFTHKKVTIKAPISGIVSELSEVPDDVFAQKIVGDGIAINPTDNTLYSPVKGKIVQIFPTLHALGIETEEGLEILIHLGVDTVELKGEGFTSFVEKDQQVDVGDKLIEIDWNSIKHKVPSIMTPILITNMDKVDKIEILKSGEIKAKEDLLSVTIERA comes from the coding sequence ATGTTTAAATTTTTTACCCACAAAAAAGTCACAATTAAAGCTCCTATATCTGGAATAGTTTCAGAATTAAGTGAAGTACCAGACGATGTATTTGCTCAAAAAATCGTAGGAGACGGTATTGCTATAAATCCAACAGATAACACATTATATTCTCCTGTAAAGGGAAAAATAGTACAAATATTTCCCACTCTTCACGCACTAGGAATTGAAACTGAAGAAGGACTTGAAATATTAATTCACTTAGGAGTAGATACAGTTGAGTTAAAAGGCGAAGGGTTCACTTCCTTTGTAGAGAAAGATCAACAGGTTGATGTAGGAGATAAATTGATTGAAATTGATTGGAATTCAATAAAACATAAGGTTCCATCTATAATGACCCCTATACTCATTACAAATATGGACAAAGTAGACAAAATAGAAATACTAAAATCAGGAGAAATAAAAGCAAAAGAAGATTTATTGTCTGTAACCATTGAAAGAGCTTAA
- a CDS encoding GntR family transcriptional regulator — MKKINKDSPIPKYYQLKEILREMIENEELKPGEAIPTEMELCQYHNVSRMTARKAIQDLVYQGLLYKEQGKGTYVAYPKERRNVFQLLSFTEEMKANGKQVDNQILLFEKKVPNKRESEILEIDNSIDLIYVIKRLRIVDGLPLAIEMAHIPEKVVPGLARKDIEEHSLYGLIEKKYGIKLSYGKQSIQPVVLTSYEGDLMNINLKDNNLGLLFERITYSEDDEAIEYTKSIYRSDIYKLEYTLKR; from the coding sequence ATGAAAAAGATCAACAAGGACAGCCCTATTCCCAAATATTATCAATTAAAAGAAATATTAAGAGAAATGATTGAAAATGAAGAATTAAAACCTGGGGAAGCTATTCCTACTGAAATGGAATTGTGTCAATATCATAATGTCAGTAGAATGACTGCAAGAAAAGCTATACAAGATCTTGTTTATCAAGGGCTGCTATATAAGGAACAGGGCAAGGGAACTTATGTTGCTTATCCGAAAGAAAGAAGAAATGTGTTTCAACTTCTGAGTTTTACGGAAGAGATGAAGGCCAATGGCAAACAAGTTGACAATCAGATATTGTTGTTTGAGAAAAAAGTTCCAAATAAAAGGGAATCTGAAATCTTAGAGATTGACAATTCTATAGATCTTATATATGTAATAAAGAGACTCAGAATAGTTGATGGTCTACCTCTTGCCATTGAAATGGCTCATATTCCTGAAAAGGTTGTACCTGGATTGGCAAGAAAAGATATTGAAGAACATTCCCTATATGGGCTAATAGAGAAAAAATATGGGATTAAATTGTCTTATGGCAAGCAAAGTATACAACCTGTAGTTTTGACATCTTATGAAGGAGATTTGATGAATATAAATCTCAAGGACAACAATTTAGGTTTGTTGTTTGAAAGAATTACTTATAGTGAAGATGATGAAGCAATTGAGTATACAAAATCTATTTATAGAAGTGATATATATAAGCTGGAGTACACCTTGAAAAGATGA